The window ATCCGTGACAACACCGCTGGAAAGAAGACCATTTCGTTCCTGTTCCAGAAGCGCCGATTTCTCTTCTACCCTGATCGCCGCTCTTTCGCGCCCTTGTCCTATGTCCTCGATGCAGAACCTAAGCCCGCCCTCAGCCATTTCCAGGAGAGCCAGGGCTTGGCAACCAAAGCCGACATTGAACGCGTGCAGCACCACTATGGAGACAACACTTTTGACATCCCGGTCCCCTCGTTTATCGAGCTCTTCCAGGAGCATGCCGTGGCGCCATTCTTCGTTTTCCAGATATTCTGTGTTGGACTTTGGATGCTGGACGAATACTGGTATTACTCGTTGTTCACACTATTTATGCTGGTGGCTTTCGAAAGTACGGTGGTTTGGCAGCGCCAGAGGACTCTGAATGAGTTCCGTGGAATGAGCATCAAGCCGTACGATGTTTGGGTGTACCGCAATCGCAAATGGCAAGAAATCACCAGTGACAAGCTTCTCCCCGGCGATCTGATGTCTGTCAATCGCACCAAAGAGGACAGTGGCGTGGCTTGTGACATTCTTCTGGTCGAGGGCAGCGTGATCGTGAACGAGGCCATGCTTTCTGGCGAGAGTACCCCTCTCCTGAAAGACTCGGTCCAGCTTCGGCCCAGCACTGACTTGATTGAACCCGATGGGTTGGACAAGAACTCGTTTGTCCACGGAGGAACCAAGGTCCTGCAGGTCACCCACCCGAACGCGAACGGAGAAGAAACTGCCAAGAACATGGCCACTGGTATAACCATGCCCCCGGACAATGGTGCTCTGGGAGTGGTTGTCAAGACTGGCTTTGAAACCAGCCAAGGCAGTCTCGTGCGCACCATGATCTATTCCACCGAACGTGTGTCCGCCAACAACGTCGAAGCCCTGCTgttcatcctcttccttctgaTTTTCGCGATCGCCGCTTCGTGGTACGTGTGGCAAGAGGGTGTGTCGAAGGACCGCAAGCGATCGAAGCTGTTGTTGGATTGTGTTCTCATTGTCACGAGCGTTGTTCCCCCGGAGCTTCCCATGGAACTGAGTCTGGCGGTCAACACCAGTCTGGCAGCCCTGAGCAAAtttgccatcttctgcacTGAACCATTCCGTATCCCCTTCGCTGGCCGTGTGGACGTTGCGTGCTTTGATAAGACCGGTACTCTGACCGGCGAGGACCTCGTTGTGGACGGCATCGCAGGCTTGACTTTGGGTCAAGCCGGTGCGGCTGTGCAACAAGATGGTGCGCATACCGAACTGGCCAAGGCAACAGCCGTTGGTCCTGACACGACTCTTGTGCTAGCTAGTGCCCACGCCCTCGTGAAATTAGATGAGGGTGAGGTTGTTGGTGACcccatggagaaggccaCCTTGCAGTGGCTTGGCTGGACTTTGGGCAAGAAGGACATCCTTACCTCCAAGGGTGTTGCCCCGACTGTCGGTTCGCGTCCTGTTGAGTCTGTTCAGATCAAGCGCCGCTTTCAGTTTTCTTCTGCCCTCAAACGCCAAAGCACCATCGCTACCGTTACCTCAACTGATCGCAAGACCTCCAAGAAAAGCAAGGCAACTTTCGTTGGCGTCAAGGGTGCTCCCGAAACCATTCTGGGCATGTTGGTCAACACGCCGCCTCACTACGAAGAAACTTATAAGCACTTTACTCGCAACGGCGCTCGTGTTCTCGCCCTGGCGTACAAGTATCTCTCTACGGAATCCGAACTGTCTCAAGGTCGCATCAACGATTATACTCGAGAGAATATCGAGTCGGGCCTGGCCTTTGCCGGTTTCCTTGTTCTGCAATGCCCTCTGAAGGATGACGCCATTAACTCCGTTCGCATGCTGAATGAGAGCAGTCATCGTGTTGTTATGATTACTGGTGATAACCCGCTGACTGCTGTGCACGTCGCCCGTCAAGTCGAAATTGTGGATCGGGAGGTGGTCATCTTGGATGCTCCCGAACACGACAATTCAGGAACCAAGCTGGTCTGGCGCACTATCGATGACAAGCTCAACACCCCCGTGGATCCCACTCAGTCTCTGGACCCGCAGATCTTGAACAATAAGGATATCTGTATCACTGGATATGCCCTCGCAAAATTCAAGGGGCAGAAGGCTCTCCCGGATCTGCTTCGCCATACCTGGGTCTATGCCCGCGTATCCCCCAAGCAGAAGGAAGATATTCTCCTCGGACTGAAGGATGCTGGCTACACCACTCTGATGTGTGGCGACGGTACGAACGACGTTGGTGCCTTGAAACAGGCTCATATCGGTGTTGCTCTTCTGAATGGCTCGcccgatgacctggtcaagatcGCCGATCACTACCGGACCACCAAAATGAAGGAGCTCTACGAGAAGCAGTGTAGCATGATGCAACGATTCAACCAGCCTGCGCCTCCCGTGCCTGTTCAGATCGCTCATCTCTACCCGCCTGGCCCCAGCAACCCGCACTacgagaaggccattgaAAGAGAGGCGCAGAAGAAGGGAACCGCCATTGCTCCCAACGCCGAGCAGATCCCGACTATCACCTCTCCTGGCGCTCAGGCCTTACAGCAgtcttcctcggccatgactcCTCAACAGCAGAGACATCAACAGGCTTctgcggctgcagctggtcTTGCGGACAAgctcacctcgtccatgttggagcaggagctggacgaaaGCGAGCCCCCCACCATCAAGCTGGGCGACGCGTCTGTGGCTGCCCCCTTCACGAGCAAGCTGGCCAACGTTATTGCTATCCCGAACATTATCCGTCAAGGTCGTTGCACTCTGGTGGCTACGATCCAGATGTACAAGATTCTGGCGCTGAACTGTCTTATCAGTGCGTACAGTCTTAGTGTTATCTACTTGGATGGAATCAAGTTTGGCGACGGTCAGGTTACCATCAGCGGTATGATGATGAGTGTGTgtttcttgtccatctctCGCGCAAAGGTATGTTTgtcttgtctctcttctATATTGCACCTGCTAATAGTTTCATAGTCTGTCGAGGGACTCTCCAAGGAACGCCCGCAGCCAAACATCTTCAACGTGTACATTATCGGATCCGTTCTTGGACAATTTGCGATCCACATTGCGACTCTGATCTATCTGTCAAACTACGTCTATTCCATTGAGCCGTATGTGacgtcttttttttcccccgAACCATGTACTAACCTTTCCCAGAAGACAAAGCGACGTCGACCTCGAGGGCGAGTTCGAGCCATCCCTGCTCAACAGCGCGATCTACCTGCTCCAGCTGATCCAGCAAATCTCCACTTTCTCAATCAACTACCAGGGCCGTCCCTTCCGCGAGTCCATTCGCGAGAACAAGGCCATGTACTGGGGCCTCGTCGCTGCGTCGGGTGTGGCATTCTCCTGTGCGACGGAGTTCATCCCCGAGATCAACCAGAAGCTGCGCCTGGTCCCCTTCAGCAATGAGTTCAAGCTCACCCTAACCGTGCTGATGATCTTCGATTACGGTGGCTGCTGGATAATCGAGAACGTCCTCAAGAACCTCTTCAGTGACTTCCGTCCCAAGGATATCGCTGTCCGCCGTCCTGACCAGCTGAAGCGCGAGGCTGATCGCAAGGCGcaggagcagctcgaggcTGAGGCGAAGCAGGAGTCGCAGCGGAAGGTTTAGTTTGACGGTAGCGAGAGATTGGGTGGGATGTACGAGTAGGTGATGAGTATACATAGAACCCAGGTGGATTCACTTTTCtgttgttttgttttggtgaGACGAAGGGTTCATAGAAATGTCCATGTCGACCAGATATGATGAATTTAATATATGGCTTTTTTTGTCAATGCTTTTGCTTGTAGATCTCAATTGTGTAACAGGGTATAATCTATGAAAAAAAAATGCTTTCTTGTCTCTATTCTGTATCCTCAAGTAACCGCCCAACCTTTGTAGGGGGGAGCACCGGAAGCTTCACTGATCCCGGTATTGAATTTTGAGTCCAGTAGACAATTCCATGTCGCAGCCAGGCTGCGTAGGTACCCAGCACAATATCAACGCCCGGGTTGTCCCGCCACAGCGAGCCGAGAGTAACCTTGTTGACGCGCAGAATGAGGCCATGTGCGAGCTTGAACCCGAAGCTGCGCGACAGACAGGCCTCAACGATCTCGCGGGCTTGTCTTTGTTCATCAGATTCTTGCTCCCCATCTTTGGGCAGAGATAACGACAGGAGGTCAAATGCCCTCTGTCCATCCCACGCCGTGAAGTCGTTGATGAGCTGCGATCCTTCCATGAAGTCGATGGCGTACACGTGTGCCACACTATACGCTGGTCCGTCCCAGCTATCCTGGGCATCAACCAGTCCCATTACTGCCGTGGCCGCCTGGCCCTGGATGATGTAGTCCGTCAGCAGGCGGCTCACCTCGTCGGGCCCGAGAAAGCTtccatcgtcctcggtgatggtgaaCTCGCCGCCCATCAGGGGTATGCCGCGCAGCAGTGGGCTGGCATGCATTCCATCGGTGCTCGTTTTGCCGCCATCGGCTCCCCAAAGCACGAGGAGTAGCTTCTGGCAGCGTGCGAAGAACGCGTTATCCGGCAGCGCGCCGAGGAAGTAGTTGGTTATGCTGTATTTGTCGGTATCCCCGCCGCTATAGCAGAGGACCTCATAGGGGGAGTGCGGATTGGCAATGGTCTCATTCCATAGTTTATCCAGGTCGCCAATCTGCATCATCCCCACGTCTGCGTAGACGCCGCCatgctgcaggagcagcggcCAGCGCACAAGGTCTGAAGTATGCTGTAGTGCGTAGGTGCCGGTAATGGTCTCATCGATAAAACAGCGTGGGAAAAGCGCTGGATCAGTGACATCTAGGAAATTCGCGACGTTGCCTTTCGACCCGGGTAGTCGGTCCATGATGCGAATCGTCCAACCTTGCTTAGAGAACCGGCGGTGCCATGCGCGTACACTGCGCTGTGTGTACGGATGCATGTGCGCGTAGCCTGAGTGCCAGAAGAACCAAACATTCTTGACGTCTGTGACTGGCGGGGGATGCAGCAGATCAAAGTCGATGTCTGCATCGGGGCGTAGGTCGAGTAGCTCCGAGGGGATGGCGTGCACCCCGGAGGGAAGGGGGTATTCCATGGTAACGACAgaagtggaagtggaagtggTATTAGAGGCAAGCATATGCTGTTGTCAAGACACAAATGTGGTTGAATTGGTACTGCTAAGTGTGGTGGTTTTGCTTTTATAGATTTTGAATAGAGCAACCAATCACAAGAATGGGTCAGGGTGAGTGAACGTGAGTCAGGTTTATCCATATCCACCAAGTCAACTAGCTCAGCCTCCACGGCCTATAGATAAGCCATTTTAGGCTAGCCTGTCTCACAAAGGCTCGGAAAATAAAAATTGCGAGAAGAGAGTATATTATTCATTCAGGCTGAATAGACACATAGCTTTTGTTAATAACAATGTCACTTTGATGTCACTTTGTGCTTGTAGGACTCTCTCGGCGTCATTGCCCCGAAAGAGCAGCTGGCGTTGATCCATGCCACCTCTCCCTCTCGCACTCCTCCATGACTTCTGTTTTTCCAATTGCAAGTAAAtccgctctttctctttcccgtAAACACTGCATATTATTATTACGTGTATAGCTGTCACCATTGAATCATTCGCCGCATCGCCCACACCCCCCACTTTATGATCTCATCACCGACACTTCTCTGTCTGCGTTGTCtctcacttcttcctctacACACTCACGGTGCACGACTATCATCCAGAATGGCTGCCAAAATGAATCTGCAATCCAAGTATCGCCTACAATCGGGTCATGAGATTCCGGTTCTAGGATTCGGGGTAAGTGCTTGAGTCCAGCTGGCCATGGAGCACTTTATCATCTTCAGTTCCTTTATAGTCGCTAATGTTACTCTGTGCAATAGGTCTATATGGTGTACGTCTCATCTCACTATGTCTCTCCTTGGCTTTCAACTAAATCTAGCCAGTCCTCAATCTTCAACGGAGAAACCTACTCTCGAAGCATTGAAAGTTGGATTCCGCCATGTACGCTTTTGTCCATCTATCCAACGTCTCAATTCTAACATTCTGAATCAGGTCGACTCCGCAATCATGTACCGCAATGAAAAAGCATGCggcaaggccatcgagaaaTCAGGAATCGATCGCTCCGAGATCTTCTTCACAACCAAGATTCCTCCTGGGTCTATGGGGTATGAGCAGACTAAGAAGGCTATTGACGGGAGTCTTCGTGATGCGGAACAGAAATACTTCGATCTGTGCGTCTCCACGTTGTTTGACCTCCCTCGGTACTTGCTGCGGGGGAAATACAGCCAGCTAACCCAACCAGAATCCTCATCCACGCACCCTAcggcggcaaagaagcccGTCTAGGCTCGTGGCGCGCACTGGTCGAAGCCCAGAAAGCAGGCAAGACCAAATCCATCGGCGTCTCCAACTACggcatccaccacctcgaAGAACTAGAATCCTACATCCAAtccggcggcggcagccaAATCGATGTCGGCCAGTACGAGCTGCACCCGTGGCTCGACCGCTCGGAAATCACGGCGTGGCTGCTGCAGCGCAATATCGTGGTCGAGGCGTACTCGCCTCTTGCGCATGGAACGCGGTTTGGTGAGGACGTGCTGCACCATATCGGGAAGAAGCATGGAAAGTCGCCGGCGCAGGTCCTTGTTCGATGGAGTTTGCAGATGGTAAGGCTTTGATTCCTAATTTATCAAAACATGTGTTGATTGGTGGCTTATCAGGGATTCGTGCCGCTGCCCAAATCGGTGACCGCGCAGCGCATCCGGGAGAACGCGGACGTGTTCGATTTCGAGCTGGACGCACAGGATATGAAGAATTTGGATACGGGGGAGTATTCGCCAACAGACTGGGATCCGACGGTAGATGAGGATTAGTAGTAGGAGGGTAGCCAGATAGGTAGAAAAAAGTAGAATAGGGTTGAGTGATTTGTCGGATTTGTCAGGTTCCGCGGGGAATTTcagtcttcttccttctcccactccAACTCTCACTTCAGTAATTAATCCGCCACCATGAAGTTGATCCTGTCCACCTCGTAGGTCTCCTGATCCTCTCATTTGTCCGACAACTAACTCCCTCTCGAAGCAATATCATGAAAGGCGGCCGTCCGTCCGTCATCCGCCAGCCACCCACCCAGAAATCCAACATCGAGTTGATCAACTCGCTGCACTCCAACTTCCTTGCCTCGCAACAGCCCGACACGAACGGTGAATCAAATACAAACGGCAGCACCAACGGATCCCATCCCCCGCCCTCCACCGCCTGGACCCTCCAGGGCGACGACGCCCTCTACATCCCCGCGATCGATTTCTCGCAGCCCggcctggcggaggagcgtGACCAGTACGACATTACGGTGAAACTGTTCTATCTACCGGGCATACCTGTGTCAAGACGCTGCGCGCATACAAGGGAGGCGATTGATTTGGTATTGAAGGAACTACATGTGGAATCGATTGATCTGCTTATCGTGTCGTTCCCCGGCATCTTGTtcgatgccgatgatgacagcgaggaagaggagagcAGTTCCGATCAAGAGGCCGATGACTTTGACAGCATGGTGCAGACATGGCGGGTCCTGGAGTCGCtgcaggagaagggcatgaTTGCGCAGCTGGGCGTGGCGGAGTTTGGCAGTGAGCGGCTAACACGGTTCCTGCCTCATACCAAGGTCAAGCCCTCGGTCGACCAGATCAATCTCAAGGACTGCTGCGTGGTGCCCAAGTCACTGATCCTGTATGCCAAGCAGGAGCACATCCAGCTGTTGACTCATAACGACTGCAATGATATCCTCCCCGTCGGGACCACCCGCGAGCTCCTGGGGCCTGCCGACAAAGGTGCCGGCATTCTGGCCTCTTCGCCGGATGAAAAAGACGGCATCCAGGGCGACGTCGAGCCGCAGTGGGTCGTCAAGT of the Penicillium psychrofluorescens genome assembly, chromosome: 1 genome contains:
- a CDS encoding uncharacterized protein (ID:PFLUO_002113-T1.cds;~source:funannotate), with amino-acid sequence MQRYDTYIQGQEWTFVWSGSIITVQSLLWLMTKWNININALFTTIKAKSIDSAKLIKVIPVTNAGTAEICPLIRDNTAGKKTISFLFQKRRFLFYPDRRSFAPLSYVLDAEPKPALSHFQESQGLATKADIERVQHHYGDNTFDIPVPSFIELFQEHAVAPFFVFQIFCVGLWMLDEYWYYSLFTLFMLVAFESTVVWQRQRTLNEFRGMSIKPYDVWVYRNRKWQEITSDKLLPGDLMSVNRTKEDSGVACDILLVEGSVIVNEAMLSGESTPLLKDSVQLRPSTDLIEPDGLDKNSFVHGGTKVLQVTHPNANGEETAKNMATGITMPPDNGALGVVVKTGFETSQGSLVRTMIYSTERVSANNVEALLFILFLLIFAIAASWYVWQEGVSKDRKRSKLLLDCVLIVTSVVPPELPMELSLAVNTSLAALSKFAIFCTEPFRIPFAGRVDVACFDKTGTLTGEDLVVDGIAGLTLGQAGAAVQQDGAHTELAKATAVGPDTTLVLASAHALVKLDEGEVVGDPMEKATLQWLGWTLGKKDILTSKGVAPTVGSRPVESVQIKRRFQFSSALKRQSTIATVTSTDRKTSKKSKATFVGVKGAPETILGMLVNTPPHYEETYKHFTRNGARVLALAYKYLSTESELSQGRINDYTRENIESGLAFAGFLVLQCPLKDDAINSVRMLNESSHRVVMITGDNPLTAVHVARQVEIVDREVVILDAPEHDNSGTKLVWRTIDDKLNTPVDPTQSLDPQILNNKDICITGYALAKFKGQKALPDLLRHTWVYARVSPKQKEDILLGLKDAGYTTLMCGDGTNDVGALKQAHIGVALLNGSPDDLVKIADHYRTTKMKELYEKQCSMMQRFNQPAPPVPVQIAHLYPPGPSNPHYEKAIEREAQKKGTAIAPNAEQIPTITSPGAQALQQSSSAMTPQQQRHQQASAAAAGLADKLTSSMLEQELDESEPPTIKLGDASVAAPFTSKLANVIAIPNIIRQGRCTLVATIQMYKILALNCLISAYSLSVIYLDGIKFGDGQVTISGMMMSVCFLSISRAKSVEGLSKERPQPNIFNVYIIGSVLGQFAIHIATLIYLSNYVYSIEPRQSDVDLEGEFEPSLLNSAIYLLQLIQQISTFSINYQGRPFRESIRENKAMYWGLVAASGVAFSCATEFIPEINQKLRLVPFSNEFKLTLTVLMIFDYGGCWIIENVLKNLFSDFRPKDIAVRRPDQLKREADRKAQEQLEAEAKQESQRKV
- a CDS encoding uncharacterized protein (ID:PFLUO_002114-T1.cds;~source:funannotate), with the translated sequence MEYPLPSGVHAIPSELLDLRPDADIDFDLLHPPPVTDVKNVWFFWHSGYAHMHPYTQRSVRAWHRRFSKQGWTIRIMDRLPGSKGNVANFLDVTDPALFPRCFIDETITGTYALQHTSDLVRWPLLLQHGGVYADVGMMQIGDLDKLWNETIANPHSPYEVLCYSGGDTDKYSITNYFLGALPDNAFFARCQKLLLVLWGADGGKTSTDGMHASPLLRGIPLMGGEFTITEDDGSFLGPDEVSRLLTDYIIQGQAATAVMGLVDAQDSWDGPAYSVAHVYAIDFMEGSQLINDFTAWDGQRAFDLLSLSLPKDGEQESDEQRQAREIVEACLSRSFGFKLAHGLILRVNKVTLGSLWRDNPGVDIVLGTYAAWLRHGIVYWTQNSIPGSVKLPVLPPTKVGRLLEDTE
- a CDS encoding uncharacterized protein (ID:PFLUO_002115-T1.cds;~source:funannotate) — translated: MVPQSSTEKPTLEALKVGFRHVDSAIMYRNEKACGKAIEKSGIDRSEIFFTTKIPPGSMGYEQTKKAIDGSLRDAEQKYFDLILIHAPYGGKEARLGSWRALVEAQKAGKTKSIGVSNYGIHHLEELESYIQSGGGSQIDVGQYELHPWLDRSEITAWLLQRNIVVEAYSPLAHGTRFGEDVLHHIGKKHGKSPAQVLVRWSLQMGFVPLPKSVTAQRIRENADVFDFELDAQDMKNLDTGEYSPTDWDPTVDED
- a CDS encoding uncharacterized protein (ID:PFLUO_002116-T1.cds;~source:funannotate) is translated as MKLILSTSNIMKGGRPSVIRQPPTQKSNIELINSLHSNFLASQQPDTNGESNTNGSTNGSHPPPSTAWTLQGDDALYIPAIDFSQPGLAEERDQYDITVKLFYLPGIPVSRRCAHTREAIDLVLKELHVESIDLLIVSFPGILFDADDDSEEEESSSDQEADDFDSMVQTWRVLESLQEKGMIAQLGVAEFGSERLTRFLPHTKVKPSVDQINLKDCCVVPKSLILYAKQEHIQLLTHNDCNDILPVGTTRELLGPADKGAGILASSPDEKDGIQGDVEPQWVVKYTAVVKDRGVVENKGYFALADVGTCVKGRS